The Pseudomonas multiresinivorans DNA window CTGGGCCAGGTGATCCAGGAAAACACCACGGTTTCGTCCTCCTTGCGCTTCACCGCCATGGGGAAGGAGGTCACCTTGCCCTCGGGTACGTCATCGCCCCAGCACTCGACGACGCTCAGTGCGCCATGCTCCTTGAACAGCGCCGCCGCCTTGCGCGCCACCTCTATGTAGCGTTCCCGGCTGGCAGTGGGCACCGGTACGAGGAAACCATCGACATAGGTCATCGCTCTTCTCCTGCGATTGGGCAGGCGGCTGGATGCCGCCTGCCTTTGAGGAATAGTCGAAGGAGAGACGGATAGATCGACAGGGATGAGGGGTGGGACGACGGATGGTTGTCGAATTCTGGAAAATGATTGCGCTGGATGCCTGCATGCCGACTTGCTTGCCGGCAAAGTGGAGGAGGTGGGGTGTCTTACGCATCCGGATAGAGACGATCGGCCACCTGGTCATGCGCTGTTCGGCATGGCCTGCTTCCTGGGCTGTGTCTGATCGGTACCAAGAGGGGGAGAAGCATGCAAGTCGATGAGCTGTACGCGCTGTTGGACAAATTGCAGATCGGTTTCGAGAAGGTCGAGCATCCGGCGTTCGGGTCCATCGCCGACTTTCACGAGGCGGGCATCGAGTTTCCGGGGCAGAACGTCAAATGCCTGTTCCTGCGTAATCGCAAGGGCAGCCGCTATTTCCTGCTGATCCTGGATGAGCTCAAGAGCGCCGATCTGGCTGCGCTGGCCGTGCAGATCGGCGAAAGCCGGCTGTCCTTCGGCTCCGAGGAAAGACTGATGGAGCTGATGGGGCTGACGCCGGGTTCGGTCACGCCGTTCGCCCTGGCGGATGACCGGGAGCAGCGCATCAGCGTCCTGCTCGACGATGGGATTCGCCAGGATGACCTGGTCGGCTTCCATCCGTTGATCAATTCCGAAACCTTGTGCATCCAGTACGCCGACTTGTTGAAGTTCCTTGCGCATACCGGGCATGTGCCGGTGCAGGTCACGATCTGAGGCAGGCGCGCCTGCAACCAGGCATCCGTCCGGAAACGACAATGCCCGCGCCGAGGGGGCGGGCATTGCGTTGGACTCAAGGTTTCTTCCGTTCTAACGAGGCCCGCGACGCTCAGCCCTTGGGCCGATTGTCATACACGTGGCAGGCCTTGCCTTCCGAGCGCTTGAGGCTGTGGGACGGCTGCACCAGCACGCGGGCGCTGACGCCGATGTGGGTCTTGATCTGCTTGCCCAGCTCGCTGCCGATGGCCTTCTGCTCGTCCGCCGACAGGTTCTGCTGGTCGTGGCGCAGCTCGACGTGGACGTCAATGCAGTCGAGGTTGCCGTTGCGGTGCAGGTGGATCTCGTAGCACTCGGCGAGTTGCCTGATCTTCAGCACCTGCTCCTCGACCTGGGTCGGGAAGACGTTGACGCCGCGGATGATCAGCATGTCGTCGCTGCGGCCGGTGATCTTGTCGATGCGCCGCATAGGCCGCGCGGTGCCGGGCAGCAGGCGGGTCAGGTCGCGGGTGCGGTAGCGGATCATCGGCAGCGCTTCCTTCGACAGCGAGGTGAACACCAGCTCGCCGTACTGGCCGTCCGGCAACACTGCGCCGGTCGCCGGGTCGATGATCTCGGGGTAGAAGTGGTCTTCCCAGACGGTCGGGCCGTCCTTGGTCTCGGCGCATTCCATCGCCACGCCCGGGCCCATGATTTCGGAGAGGCCGTAGATGTCCAGGGCGGTGATGCCCATGCGTTCTTCCACGGCGCGGCGCAGTTCGGCGGTCCACGGCTCGGCGCCGAAGATGCCCAGGCGCAGCTTGAGGCTGTGCGGGTCGACGCCCTGGCGCTCGATCTCGTCGGCGATGTTGAGCATGTAGGACGGGGTGACCATGATGATGTCCGGCTGGAAGTCGCGGATCAGCTGGACCTGCTTCTCGGTCTGGCCGCCGGACATCGGGATCACGGTGCAGCCCAGGCGCTCGGCGCCGTAGTGCGCGCCCAGGCCGCCGGTGAACAGGCCGTAGCCGTAGGACACGTGCACCTTGTCACCCTTGCGCCCGCCGGCGGCGCGGATGGAGCGCGCGACCACGTTGGCCCAGGTGTCGATGTCCTTCTGCGTGTAGCCAACCACGGTGGGTTTGCCGGTGGTGCCGCTGGAGGCGTGCAGGCGCACGATCTCGTTCTGCGGCACGGCGAACATGCCGTAGGGGTAGTTGTCGCGCAGGTCGTTCTTGCCGGTGAAGGGGAACTTGGCGAGATCGTCCAGGGAGGTCAGGTCGTCCGGGTGTACGCCAGCCTCGGCGAAGCGCTTCTGGTACAGCGGGACGTTGTCGTGGGCGTGCTTGAGGCTCCAGCGCAGGCGCTCCAGCTGGTGCTGGCGCAGCTCGTCGACACTGGCGGTCTCCATCGGGTCAAGCAGGGCACGTTCGGCATCATGGTACATGTTCATGGGTTCACTCGATTTGTTCTTGTACGCCAGCCCGTAAGCGGGCTGCGAGTGTCATGGGAGCAGCATAACGCCCCCGTTCGCGGAAGGATTCGAACCCCTGCCAGAGACTTTGCTCTGTCTGCCAGCCGGTGCACTTGGCGACTGGCGGTGCGGGGTCCGAAGCTCCCTGTGGATCAGATTCTTTCGATGATCAGGGCGATGCCCTGGCCGACGCCGATGCACATGGTGCACAGGGCGTAGCGGCCGCCGCGTTCCTCCAGTTCATGCAGGGCGGTGGTGACCAGGCGCGCGCCGCTCATGCCCAGCGGATGGCCGAGGGCGATGGCGCCGCCGTTGGGGTTCACCCGTGCGTCGTCATCCTTCAGGCCCAGCTCGCGCAGCACGGCAAGGCCCTGGGCGGCGAAGGCTTCGTTGAGTTCGATCACGTCCATGTCGTTCAGCGACAGGCCGGCCAGCTCCAGCACCTTGCGGGTCGCTGGCACCGGGCCGATGCCCATGATCCGCGGCTCGACGCCGGCGGTGGCCATGGCGACCACGCGGGCGCGGGCCTTCAGGCCGTGACGTGCGGCGGCGGCCGGGGAGGCCATCAGCAGCGCACAGGCGCCGTCGTTGACGCCCGAGGCATTGCCGGCGGTGACGCTGCCGTCTTCGCGGAACGGCGTGCCGAGCTTGGCCAGTTGCTCCAGGGTAGTATCGCCGCGCGGGTGTTCGTCCTGCTCGACCACCTTGGCCGGGCCTTTGCGCTGGGCAATCTCCACCGGGACGATTTCCTTCGCCAGGCGGCCATTGGCCTGGGCGGCGGCGGCCTTGTGCTGGCTGCGCAGGGCGAAGGCATCCTGGTCTTCGCGGCTGATGTGGAACTGTTCGGCGACGTTCTCGGCGGTTTCCGGCATGGAGTCGATGCCGAACTGCTGTTTCATCAGTTTGTTGACGAAGCGCCAGCCGATGGTGGTGTCGAAGATTTCCGCGCTGCGGCCGAAGGCCTGCTCGGACTTGCCCATCACGAACGGCGCGCGGGACATGGATTCCACGCCGCCGGCCAGCATCAGTCCGGCCTCGCCGCAGCGCAGCGCGCGGGCGGCGCTGCCCACGGCGTCCAGGCCGGAGCCGCACAGGCGGTTGAGCGTGGTGCCGGGCACGGTGACCGGCAGTCCGGCCAGCAGCGAGGCCATGTGCGCGACGTTGCGGTTGTCCTCACCGGCCTGGTTAGCGCAGCCGAAGATCACGTCGTCGATGGCGCTCCAGTCCAGCTCCGGGTGGCGCTGCATCAGGGCCTTCATCGGGATCGCCGCGAGGTCGTCGGCGCGCACGCCGGACAGGGCGCCGGCGTAGCGGCCAATCGGCGTGCGCACTGCGTCGATGATCAGGGCGTCAGTGAGGTCTGTCATTCGGAGGTCTCCTGCGCCAGCACGGTGCCGCGCACTTTGTAGGATTTGCCGTGGAACAGGGCGATCAACTGGCCCTGGGAATTCTCGATGCGCACGTCGTAATTGCCGGTGCGGCCGCTGCGGCTTTGCTCGAAGGCGCTGGCGATCAGCTCGTCGCCTTCGCGGGCCGGCGCCACGTAATCGATGCTGCAGCCGATGGCGACGGTGGCGTCGTTGTAGCTGTTGCAGGCGAAGGCGAAGGCCGAGTCGGCCAGGGCGAACAGGTAGCCGCCATGGCAGGTGCCGTGGCCCTGGATCATGTCTTCGCGCACACGCATCGACAGCTTGGCGTTGCCCGGGCCGGCATCCAGCAACTGGATGCCCATGCGGCGGGTGGCCTGGTCGCGCTCGT harbors:
- a CDS encoding prolyl-tRNA synthetase associated domain-containing protein; translation: MQVDELYALLDKLQIGFEKVEHPAFGSIADFHEAGIEFPGQNVKCLFLRNRKGSRYFLLILDELKSADLAALAVQIGESRLSFGSEERLMELMGLTPGSVTPFALADDREQRISVLLDDGIRQDDLVGFHPLINSETLCIQYADLLKFLAHTGHVPVQVTI
- a CDS encoding DUF1428 domain-containing protein codes for the protein MTYVDGFLVPVPTASRERYIEVARKAAALFKEHGALSVVECWGDDVPEGKVTSFPMAVKRKEDETVVFSWITWPSKQARDEGMKKFMEDARMKTDFNDMPFDGQRMIFGGFQVIVQA
- the pcaF gene encoding 3-oxoadipyl-CoA thiolase translates to MTDLTDALIIDAVRTPIGRYAGALSGVRADDLAAIPMKALMQRHPELDWSAIDDVIFGCANQAGEDNRNVAHMASLLAGLPVTVPGTTLNRLCGSGLDAVGSAARALRCGEAGLMLAGGVESMSRAPFVMGKSEQAFGRSAEIFDTTIGWRFVNKLMKQQFGIDSMPETAENVAEQFHISREDQDAFALRSQHKAAAAQANGRLAKEIVPVEIAQRKGPAKVVEQDEHPRGDTTLEQLAKLGTPFREDGSVTAGNASGVNDGACALLMASPAAAARHGLKARARVVAMATAGVEPRIMGIGPVPATRKVLELAGLSLNDMDVIELNEAFAAQGLAVLRELGLKDDDARVNPNGGAIALGHPLGMSGARLVTTALHELEERGGRYALCTMCIGVGQGIALIIERI
- the paaI gene encoding hydroxyphenylacetyl-CoA thioesterase PaaI, whose amino-acid sequence is MTDATRLARDCAEAMYERDQATRRMGIQLLDAGPGNAKLSMRVREDMIQGHGTCHGGYLFALADSAFAFACNSYNDATVAIGCSIDYVAPAREGDELIASAFEQSRSGRTGNYDVRIENSQGQLIALFHGKSYKVRGTVLAQETSE
- the paaK gene encoding phenylacetate--CoA ligase PaaK, translated to MNMYHDAERALLDPMETASVDELRQHQLERLRWSLKHAHDNVPLYQKRFAEAGVHPDDLTSLDDLAKFPFTGKNDLRDNYPYGMFAVPQNEIVRLHASSGTTGKPTVVGYTQKDIDTWANVVARSIRAAGGRKGDKVHVSYGYGLFTGGLGAHYGAERLGCTVIPMSGGQTEKQVQLIRDFQPDIIMVTPSYMLNIADEIERQGVDPHSLKLRLGIFGAEPWTAELRRAVEERMGITALDIYGLSEIMGPGVAMECAETKDGPTVWEDHFYPEIIDPATGAVLPDGQYGELVFTSLSKEALPMIRYRTRDLTRLLPGTARPMRRIDKITGRSDDMLIIRGVNVFPTQVEEQVLKIRQLAECYEIHLHRNGNLDCIDVHVELRHDQQNLSADEQKAIGSELGKQIKTHIGVSARVLVQPSHSLKRSEGKACHVYDNRPKG